From Pectinophora gossypiella chromosome 18, ilPecGoss1.1, whole genome shotgun sequence, one genomic window encodes:
- the LOC126375089 gene encoding uncharacterized protein LOC126375089, with protein sequence MRVACLILFCVLQYNAAYEQAPQTELGEKDLVEVAETSSTEYGNGFSKETINKKFKGHSKNVHKGERIRKVIVIDEDEMGNAVINETDVITNTLPDGTTNVETINQRPISLPGSVASASAGVASGSSGSGSASAAAAGVAASRGKNGPNNGQYGPGSAAAAGAAASNGPNGLNTEIYGPGSAAGQLLPLVPLPQVDQTTYYMDQDQLLPLVPLPQVGQTDPTTDHTDQDQLLPQVPLPQVYRTTTDQLLPLVPLPQVDPTTDHTAQDQLLPLDQLLLQVPLLQVDQTDPTVD encoded by the exons ATGAGAGTAGCCTGTTTGATCCTGTTCTGCGTTTTGCAG TACAATGCTGCCTACGAACAAGCTCCGCAGACTGAGCTAGGAGAAAAAGATTTGGTAGAAGTCGCGGAGACATCGAGCACCGAATATGGCAATGGATTTTCAAAAGAGACCATAAACAAGAAATTCAAGGGACACTCTAAAAATGTTCACAAAGGTGAAAGAATTCGAAAAGTGATTGTCATCGATGAAGATGAAATGGGAAACGCGGTGATAAACGAGACCGATGTGATTACCAATACATTGCCTGATGGAACCACGAACGTTGAAACAATTAATCAGCGACCAATAAGTTTGCCAGGATCAGTTGCAAGCGCGAGTGCGGGAGTAGCGTCAGGGTCAAGTGGGAGTGGTTCAGCTTCAGCTGCTGCCGCCGGTGTCGCTGCTTCACGTGGAAAAAACGGACCAAACAATGGACAATACGGACCAGGATCAGCCGCTGCTGCTGGTGCCGCTGCTTCAAATGGACCAAACGGACTCAACACTGAAATATACGGACCAGGATCTGCTGCT ggtcagctgctgccgctggtgccgctgccaCAAGTGGACCAAACAACATACTATatggaccaggatcagctgctgccgctggtgccgctgcctcaagtgggcCAAACGGACCCAACTACGGACCATacggaccaggatcagctgctgccgcaggtgccgctgcctcaagtgtaTCGAACAACAACG gatcagctgctgccgctggtgccgctgcctcaagtggacccAACTACGGACCACACggcccaggatcagctgctgccgctg gatcagctgctgctgcAGGTGCCGCTGCTtcaagtggaccaaacggaCCCAACAGTGGACTAA